In Magnetospirillum sp. XM-1, a single window of DNA contains:
- a CDS encoding helix-turn-helix transcriptional regulator, with protein MLKHADIWAAIDALARDHGLTASALARKAGLDPTTFNKSKRITREGKPRWPSTESVAKVLEATSASMTAFVAYIESAAQPQAPAATIPLVGFAQAGDRGFFDDAGYPVGGGWDEIPFPEIGDPHAYALEVSGDSMEPLYRDGDVVIVSPAAGVRRGDRVVVRTTEGEVMVKQLVRQTAKRIELASLNPDHPGRSLAAEEVAWIARILWSSQ; from the coding sequence ATGCTGAAGCACGCTGACATCTGGGCCGCCATTGACGCGCTAGCCCGTGACCACGGGCTCACAGCGTCGGCGCTTGCCCGCAAAGCCGGGCTGGACCCCACCACCTTCAACAAGAGCAAGCGCATCACCCGCGAGGGCAAGCCCCGCTGGCCCTCGACCGAAAGCGTCGCCAAGGTGCTGGAGGCCACCAGCGCCAGCATGACCGCCTTCGTCGCCTATATCGAAAGCGCCGCCCAGCCGCAGGCGCCGGCCGCCACCATCCCCCTGGTCGGCTTCGCCCAGGCGGGGGACCGGGGATTTTTCGACGATGCCGGCTATCCGGTGGGCGGCGGCTGGGACGAAATTCCATTCCCCGAGATCGGCGATCCCCACGCCTACGCGCTGGAAGTCAGCGGCGATTCCATGGAGCCGCTCTACCGCGACGGCGACGTGGTGATCGTCTCGCCCGCCGCCGGCGTGCGACGCGGCGACCGCGTGGTGGTGCGCACCACCGAGGGCGAGGTGATGGTCAAGCAGCTGGTCCGCCAGACCGCCAAGCGCATCGAGCTGGCCTCGCTCAATCCGGACCATCCCGGACGCTCGCTGGCCGCCGAGGAGGTGGCCTGGATCGCCCGCATCCTGTGGTCCAGCCAGTAG
- the fabI gene encoding enoyl-ACP reductase FabI, producing the protein MNGIANGAPAPLQLLDLRGKKGLVIGIANDQSIAYGCARHCHAYGAELAITYLNEKSDKYVRPLAEQMFAPIYMPCDVREDGQLEAVFKAIEEKWGRLDFVIHSIAYANRDDLHGRVTDCSREGFSLAMDVSCFSFVRCAKLAEPLMKNGGSLITVSFYGGRKVVEHYNVMGPVKAALESTTKYLAHELGPKGIRVLALSPGPLKTRAASGIDRFDELMDAAAQKAPTHQLADINDCGSFAAYLVSDLAKSVTGTTLYIDGGAHIVG; encoded by the coding sequence ATGAATGGAATCGCCAATGGCGCCCCGGCGCCGCTGCAGCTTCTCGACCTCCGCGGCAAGAAGGGACTGGTGATCGGCATCGCCAACGACCAGTCCATCGCCTATGGCTGCGCCCGCCACTGCCACGCCTACGGCGCCGAGCTGGCCATCACCTACCTGAACGAGAAGAGCGACAAGTACGTCCGCCCGCTGGCCGAGCAGATGTTCGCCCCCATCTACATGCCCTGCGACGTGCGCGAAGACGGGCAGCTGGAGGCGGTGTTCAAGGCCATCGAGGAAAAGTGGGGCCGCCTGGACTTCGTCATCCACTCCATCGCCTACGCCAACCGCGACGACCTGCACGGCCGGGTCACCGATTGCTCGCGCGAGGGCTTTTCCCTGGCCATGGACGTGTCGTGCTTCTCGTTCGTGCGCTGCGCCAAGCTGGCCGAGCCGCTGATGAAGAACGGCGGCTCGCTGATCACCGTGTCGTTCTATGGCGGCCGCAAGGTGGTCGAGCATTACAACGTCATGGGCCCGGTCAAGGCGGCGCTGGAAAGCACCACCAAGTATCTGGCCCATGAGCTGGGCCCCAAGGGCATCCGCGTCCTGGCCCTGTCGCCCGGTCCGCTGAAGACCCGCGCCGCCTCGGGCATCGACCGCTTCGACGAGCTGATGGACGCCGCCGCCCAGAAGGCGCCGACCCATCAACTGGCCGACATCAACGATTGCGGCTCGTTCGCCGCCTATCTGGTCAGCGATCTGGCCAAGTCGGTGACCGGCACCACGCTGTACATCGACGGCGGCGCCCACATCGTCGGGTAG
- the metZ gene encoding O-succinylhomoserine sulfhydrylase yields the protein MSSNESKPAHSWRPRTKAVRGGLARTNFSETAEAMFMTSGYVYDSAEEAEASFDGTLDRMVYSRFKNPTVATFETRLAEMEGAPAGFSVAARATASGMAAVHAALLCQLRAGDRVVASKALFGSCHWIINELLPRYGVERVFVDGTDLKSWEAALSVPTTCVFLETPSNPTLEIIDLAAVCDLAHKAGAKVVVDNVFATPILQSPFELGADIVAYSATKHMDGQGRCLGGAVLGSTEFCADVLGPFLRNTGPALSPFNAWVLLKGLETLDLRMERHCANALQVARFLETRPEVARVIYPGLESHPQHDLAKRQMKGWGSIVAIELKGGKSSAYKLLNGVELIDISNNLGDAKSLMTHPWTTTHQRLAPEDKLSMGISEGLLRLSVGLEDGDDLVEDLGRALES from the coding sequence ATGAGCAGCAACGAGTCCAAGCCGGCCCATTCCTGGCGCCCCCGCACCAAAGCGGTGCGCGGCGGCCTTGCCCGCACCAATTTCAGCGAGACCGCCGAAGCCATGTTCATGACCTCGGGCTATGTCTACGACAGCGCCGAGGAGGCCGAGGCCAGCTTCGACGGCACCCTGGACCGCATGGTCTATTCCCGCTTCAAGAACCCCACCGTCGCCACCTTCGAGACCCGTCTGGCCGAGATGGAAGGCGCGCCCGCAGGCTTTAGCGTGGCGGCGCGGGCCACCGCGTCGGGCATGGCCGCCGTGCATGCCGCCCTGCTCTGCCAGCTTCGGGCCGGCGACCGGGTGGTGGCGTCCAAGGCGCTGTTCGGCTCGTGTCACTGGATCATCAACGAGCTGCTGCCCCGTTACGGCGTCGAGCGGGTGTTCGTGGACGGCACCGACCTCAAGTCGTGGGAAGCGGCTCTTTCGGTGCCCACCACCTGCGTCTTCCTCGAGACCCCCTCCAATCCCACGCTGGAGATCATCGATCTGGCCGCCGTATGCGACCTGGCCCACAAGGCCGGCGCCAAGGTGGTGGTGGACAACGTCTTCGCCACCCCCATCCTGCAAAGCCCGTTCGAGCTGGGCGCCGACATCGTCGCCTATTCCGCCACCAAGCACATGGACGGCCAGGGCCGCTGCCTGGGCGGCGCGGTGCTGGGCTCGACCGAATTCTGCGCCGACGTGCTGGGGCCCTTCCTGCGCAACACCGGCCCGGCGCTGTCGCCGTTCAACGCCTGGGTGCTGCTGAAGGGCCTCGAGACCCTGGACCTGCGCATGGAGCGCCATTGCGCCAACGCGCTTCAGGTCGCCCGCTTCCTCGAGACCCGTCCCGAAGTGGCCCGCGTGATCTATCCCGGCCTGGAAAGCCATCCCCAGCATGATCTGGCCAAGCGCCAGATGAAGGGCTGGGGCTCCATCGTCGCCATCGAGCTGAAGGGCGGCAAGTCTTCAGCCTACAAGCTGCTGAACGGCGTCGAGCTGATCGACATCTCCAACAATCTGGGCGATGCCAAGAGCCTGATGACCCATCCCTGGACCACCACCCACCAGCGTCTGGCGCCCGAGGACAAGCTGTCCATGGGCATTTCCGAGGGCCTGCTGCGCCTGTCGGTGGGCCTGGAGGACGGCGACGATCTGGTCGAGGACCTGGGCCGGGCGCTGGAAAGCTAG
- the apaG gene encoding Co2+/Mg2+ efflux protein ApaG, which yields MYSQTTRDIEVTVKPFYLDDQSSPGDNHFVWAYRVRIVNKGSRTVQLMRRHWVITDAIGRVQEVKGPGVVGEQPVLRPGDAYEYTSGTPLPTPSGIMVGTYEMEDEDGSAFDIAIPAFSLDSPHEKPRLN from the coding sequence ATGTACAGCCAGACCACCCGGGACATCGAGGTGACCGTCAAGCCGTTCTACCTGGACGACCAGTCCTCGCCCGGCGACAACCACTTCGTCTGGGCCTACCGCGTGCGCATCGTCAACAAGGGCTCGCGCACCGTCCAGCTCATGCGCCGCCACTGGGTGATCACCGACGCCATCGGCCGGGTGCAGGAGGTCAAGGGCCCCGGCGTGGTGGGTGAACAGCCGGTGCTGCGTCCCGGCGACGCCTACGAATATACCTCGGGCACGCCCCTGCCCACGCCATCGGGCATCATGGTCGGCACCTACGAGATGGAGGACGAGGACGGTTCGGCCTTCGACATCGCCATTCCCGCCTTCTCGCTGGACAGCCCGCACGAGAAGCCCCGACTGAATTAG
- the folE gene encoding GTP cyclohydrolase I FolE, producing MPDRDQRERNAAVSSDAPSLSLPKELLPATGSRQDKPTREEAEEAVRTLLRWAGDDPDREGLVGTPDRVVRAYEEFFSGYDQDPTEILHRTFEETDGYDEMVLLRDIRLESHCEHHVVPIIGKAHVAYLPNRRVVGISKLARVVEIYSRRLQIQEKLTAQIANTINDVLQPKGVAVVIEAAHQCMTTRGIHKPGVTMVTSRMLGAFRDNPATRREFMALIHNQHSGGLSNV from the coding sequence ATGCCGGATCGTGACCAACGCGAAAGGAATGCCGCCGTGAGCTCCGACGCCCCCTCTCTCTCCCTGCCCAAGGAACTGCTGCCCGCCACCGGCTCTCGCCAGGACAAACCGACGCGGGAAGAGGCCGAGGAAGCGGTCCGCACCCTGCTGCGCTGGGCCGGCGACGATCCCGACCGCGAAGGATTGGTGGGCACGCCTGACCGGGTGGTGCGCGCCTACGAGGAGTTCTTCTCCGGCTACGACCAGGACCCCACCGAGATCCTGCACCGCACCTTCGAGGAGACCGACGGCTACGACGAGATGGTGCTGCTGCGCGACATCCGCCTGGAATCCCATTGCGAGCACCACGTGGTGCCGATCATCGGCAAGGCGCACGTGGCCTATCTGCCCAACCGCCGCGTGGTGGGCATCTCCAAGCTGGCCCGCGTGGTGGAGATCTATTCGCGGCGCCTGCAGATTCAGGAAAAGCTCACCGCCCAGATCGCCAACACCATCAACGACGTGCTGCAGCCCAAGGGCGTGGCTGTGGTGATCGAGGCGGCGCACCAGTGCATGACCACGCGCGGCATCCACAAGCCCGGCGTCACCATGGTCACCAGCCGCATGCTGGGCGCCTTCCGCGACAACCCGGCCACACGGCGCGAATTCATGGCGCTGATCCACAACCAGCATTCGGGCGGATTGTCGAACGTCTAA
- a CDS encoding phospholipase D-like domain-containing protein, with protein MTILTTEMLSGRLTELLSKCKSVEICVAWATMPKAARDIIEWARTKGGNKVLKAIIGVSGTATSAQALAEFASVGQLKLGHSASGCFHPKVYIFHHDKGATAWIGSANLTSGGFERNDEAVMEVSGDVSAITAYFRQKWKKLPLAAHSDIAAYRNRQRQERSRPNYRPTAEENEPSNRLELLSPNAKLSWAEYVDALKECNSLWSGQEWPHTIFSDTHNYLTAIHRISALLAGLGSQPWSSDDMREVFGVPLISVPSTIDARYVLGRMHRPYTRLHSQLTTSAGAALRKKIITDLAVIRQSTNVSTIPALAGAFIDDLRNQFKIVPALSSRLLTLTRPDVCVSSNTKSRKGLAHLFFPGKKVNLKDGSNYATLLTEIQTRDWWKGPRPPGTDLIEAQLWDARAALLDAFVYDW; from the coding sequence ATGACCATTCTCACAACCGAGATGCTGAGCGGACGGCTGACGGAACTGCTGTCCAAATGCAAGTCCGTCGAGATTTGCGTCGCCTGGGCCACCATGCCCAAAGCTGCGCGCGACATCATCGAGTGGGCTCGAACAAAGGGTGGCAACAAGGTCCTGAAAGCAATCATCGGCGTTTCCGGGACGGCCACCAGTGCGCAGGCTCTCGCTGAATTCGCCTCGGTCGGACAATTGAAGCTGGGACATTCGGCGAGTGGGTGCTTTCACCCCAAGGTCTATATCTTCCATCACGATAAGGGCGCCACGGCCTGGATCGGCAGTGCCAATCTGACCTCTGGCGGCTTCGAGAGGAATGATGAAGCTGTCATGGAGGTTTCCGGCGATGTCAGTGCAATCACTGCATATTTTCGCCAGAAATGGAAAAAGCTCCCCTTGGCGGCCCATTCGGACATCGCAGCCTACCGCAACCGCCAGAGGCAAGAGCGAAGCCGCCCCAATTACCGGCCGACGGCCGAGGAGAATGAGCCGTCCAACCGTCTGGAATTACTGTCGCCCAACGCGAAATTGTCCTGGGCCGAATATGTCGACGCACTGAAAGAGTGCAACAGCCTCTGGTCGGGACAGGAATGGCCACACACCATTTTCAGCGACACCCACAACTATCTGACCGCCATCCACCGCATTAGCGCGCTGCTGGCCGGATTGGGAAGCCAGCCCTGGTCGTCGGACGATATGCGCGAGGTTTTTGGGGTGCCGCTGATATCCGTCCCGTCGACCATCGACGCTCGCTATGTATTGGGACGAATGCATCGCCCCTACACGCGCCTGCACTCCCAACTGACCACTTCAGCCGGCGCGGCATTACGTAAAAAGATCATCACCGATCTCGCGGTCATTCGGCAAAGCACGAATGTCAGCACCATCCCGGCTCTTGCCGGAGCCTTCATCGACGACCTCCGGAACCAATTCAAGATTGTCCCGGCCCTGTCATCCCGCCTGCTGACCTTGACCCGGCCAGATGTCTGCGTGTCGAGCAACACCAAATCCAGAAAGGGCTTAGCTCACCTCTTCTTCCCTGGCAAAAAGGTGAATCTGAAGGATGGGAGCAATTACGCCACTCTACTGACGGAAATTCAGACTCGCGATTGGTGGAAAGGCCCCCGGCCGCCGGGGACGGACCTTATCGAGGCACAGTTATGGGATGCCCGTGCCGCGTTGCTGGATGCCTTCGTTTATGACTGGTAA
- a CDS encoding DUF1501 domain-containing protein, whose amino-acid sequence MHLSRRTFLGCSAAFGIIPGALAAPPGDRRLVVVVLRGGMDGLHAVPPLGDPDYASARGGLALDPGGGAIRLDSTFALHPALAPLQPLWQDRELAVVHAVASPYRERSHFDGQDVLESGGIRPHALNDGWLNRAVAAKGNPSALAVGQAVPLLLRGAAKVASWAPSPLPGLPQSRVAALRALYDGDPLLAMAFEEGMQMEAFADSALTAEPEMAGNKRKGASAFPALAGAAGSLMAAAEGPRLMVMELGGWDTHSGQLGRMSQPLGQLAEGINALARALGPAWKTTLVVAVSEFGRTVAENGTGGSDHGTGGAMILAGGAVAGAKVFADWPGLARARLHQGRDLRPTLDGRAVFKTILRDHLGVPSKALDGTIFPDSAGVRPVEGLVRG is encoded by the coding sequence ATGCATCTCTCCCGCCGCACCTTCCTTGGCTGCTCCGCCGCTTTCGGGATCATTCCCGGCGCCCTGGCCGCCCCGCCCGGTGACCGCCGGCTGGTGGTGGTGGTCCTGCGCGGTGGCATGGACGGGCTGCACGCGGTACCGCCGCTGGGCGACCCCGACTATGCTTCGGCGCGGGGCGGGCTGGCGCTTGATCCCGGCGGTGGGGCGATCCGCCTGGATTCCACCTTCGCCCTGCATCCCGCCCTGGCTCCGTTGCAGCCCCTGTGGCAGGACCGCGAACTCGCCGTGGTGCATGCGGTGGCCTCGCCCTATCGCGAACGCTCCCATTTCGACGGGCAGGACGTGCTGGAAAGCGGCGGCATCCGTCCCCATGCCCTCAACGACGGCTGGCTCAACCGCGCCGTGGCGGCGAAGGGCAATCCCTCCGCCCTGGCGGTGGGCCAGGCGGTGCCGCTGCTGCTGCGCGGCGCGGCCAAGGTCGCGTCCTGGGCGCCGTCGCCGCTGCCCGGCCTGCCGCAATCCCGTGTCGCGGCGCTCCGTGCGCTCTATGACGGCGATCCCCTGCTCGCCATGGCCTTCGAGGAAGGGATGCAGATGGAGGCCTTCGCCGATTCGGCGCTGACGGCGGAGCCGGAGATGGCGGGAAACAAGCGCAAGGGCGCGTCCGCCTTTCCCGCCCTGGCCGGAGCTGCTGGCAGCCTGATGGCCGCCGCCGAGGGTCCCCGCCTGATGGTCATGGAATTGGGCGGCTGGGACACCCACAGCGGCCAGTTGGGCCGCATGAGCCAGCCCTTGGGCCAACTGGCGGAGGGCATCAACGCCCTGGCCCGCGCTCTGGGTCCCGCCTGGAAGACCACCCTGGTGGTCGCCGTCTCGGAATTCGGCCGCACCGTGGCCGAGAACGGCACCGGCGGCAGCGACCACGGCACCGGCGGAGCCATGATCCTGGCGGGCGGCGCGGTGGCGGGCGCAAAGGTGTTCGCCGACTGGCCGGGGCTGGCCAGGGCGCGGCTTCACCAGGGCCGCGACCTGCGCCCCACCCTGGACGGCCGCGCCGTGTTCAAGACCATCCTGCGCGACCATCTGGGCGTTCCGTCCAAGGCACTGGACGGAACGATCTTTCCCGACAGCGCCGGGGTGCGTCCGGTGGAGGGATTGGTCAGGGGCTGA
- a CDS encoding DUF1800 family protein, with amino-acid sequence MSKEAALFALTRFGMGVAPGEVAGLSADPRGWVLEQLDRPAAPPELAGLPDHASTLRRMAEIKKARKRDPDLGPDSGKDEMRRLAVAEAAARTRAAITSPTPLVERLVRFWSNHFTVSAQRHQVAPIAGTFEREAIRPHVLGRFHDMLRAVTRHPAMLAYLDNAQSIGPNSPAGQKRGKGLNENLAREILELHTLGVEGGYGQGDVEAFAGILTGWTIDPEGGFFRYVPNRHEPGAKMLLGQRFEGGEVEAERALLTLSRHPSTARFVAAKLARHFAADDPPPALVEVLARTFLDTDGDLLAVTRLLATRAESWSQPLAKMRSPDDLVIATGRLIGLDAGEDSDRRLVQSLAVLGQPVWSAPSPAGWPDRAESWMAPEALMRRLEWARTLADRRGRNFAAQGAQQVIAAGPATRQALEGAKGAEALFLLLASREFQRR; translated from the coding sequence ATGTCCAAGGAAGCCGCCCTTTTCGCCCTGACCCGTTTCGGTATGGGAGTCGCCCCCGGCGAGGTCGCCGGCCTTAGTGCCGACCCGCGCGGCTGGGTGCTGGAACAGCTCGACCGCCCGGCGGCGCCGCCGGAATTGGCCGGCCTGCCCGACCATGCCTCGACCCTTCGCCGCATGGCCGAGATCAAGAAGGCGCGCAAGCGCGATCCCGATTTGGGCCCCGATTCGGGCAAGGACGAGATGCGCCGCCTGGCCGTCGCCGAGGCCGCCGCCCGCACCCGCGCCGCCATCACTTCGCCCACCCCCCTGGTGGAGCGCCTGGTGCGGTTCTGGAGCAACCATTTCACCGTTTCGGCACAGCGCCATCAGGTGGCGCCCATCGCCGGCACCTTCGAGCGCGAAGCAATCCGCCCCCATGTCCTTGGCCGCTTCCACGACATGCTGCGCGCCGTGACCCGTCATCCCGCCATGCTGGCCTATCTCGACAACGCCCAATCCATCGGCCCCAACTCGCCCGCCGGGCAGAAGCGGGGCAAGGGATTGAACGAAAACCTGGCCCGCGAGATCCTCGAACTTCACACGCTCGGGGTCGAAGGCGGCTATGGCCAGGGCGACGTGGAGGCCTTCGCCGGCATCCTCACCGGATGGACCATCGATCCCGAGGGCGGCTTCTTCCGCTACGTCCCCAACCGCCACGAGCCGGGAGCCAAGATGCTGCTGGGCCAGCGTTTCGAAGGCGGAGAGGTCGAGGCCGAGCGCGCCCTGCTGACGCTGTCGCGCCATCCGTCCACCGCCCGCTTCGTGGCAGCCAAGCTGGCCCGGCATTTTGCCGCCGACGACCCGCCGCCGGCCCTGGTGGAGGTGCTGGCCCGCACCTTCCTCGACACCGACGGCGACCTGCTGGCGGTGACGCGCCTCCTGGCCACCCGGGCCGAGAGCTGGAGCCAGCCGTTGGCCAAGATGCGCAGTCCCGACGATCTGGTCATCGCCACCGGGCGGCTGATCGGGTTGGATGCGGGCGAGGATTCCGACCGTCGTCTGGTGCAGTCCCTGGCCGTTCTCGGCCAGCCCGTGTGGTCGGCCCCGTCCCCGGCCGGCTGGCCCGACCGGGCGGAAAGCTGGATGGCGCCCGAAGCCCTGATGCGCCGCCTGGAATGGGCCAGGACCCTGGCCGACCGCAGGGGACGGAACTTCGCCGCCCAAGGCGCCCAGCAGGTGATCGCCGCCGGCCCGGCCACCCGTCAGGCCCTGGAGGGCGCCAAGGGGGCGGAGGCGCTGTTCCTGCTGCTGGCCAGCCGCGAATTCCAGAGGAGATGA
- a CDS encoding alpha/beta hydrolase, translating into MSLLLSACAAATHPAGPEIQAPVLETDAIVTADGARLPLRSWLPAAGPKAVVVAIHGMNDYSNAFLGPGKALAAKGIAVYAYDQRGFGQGPHPGWWSSTATMAADLSTAARLLAARHPGTPLYLLGESMGGAVTIEAAAHAPMPEVRGVILSAPAVWGRGSMPWYQRAALWLAYQVAPGWTLTGRGLKIQPSDNIEMLRALSKDPLVIKQTRVDAIHGMVDLMDAAQADAHRLDLPTLLLYGARDEIIPPEPTWEAVAALPRLGSGQRAALYANGWHMLLRDLQAQVVIDDIAAWIADPSAPLPSGADRAASEKLATLASESR; encoded by the coding sequence ATGAGTCTGCTGCTCTCCGCCTGCGCCGCCGCCACCCATCCCGCCGGCCCCGAAATCCAGGCGCCGGTCCTGGAGACCGATGCCATCGTCACCGCCGACGGGGCGCGGCTGCCACTACGCTCGTGGTTGCCGGCGGCCGGGCCCAAGGCGGTGGTGGTCGCCATCCACGGCATGAACGACTATTCCAACGCCTTCCTTGGTCCGGGCAAGGCGCTGGCGGCCAAGGGCATCGCCGTCTACGCCTATGACCAGCGGGGCTTCGGCCAGGGCCCCCATCCCGGCTGGTGGTCGTCGACCGCGACCATGGCCGCCGACCTCAGCACCGCCGCCCGCCTGCTCGCCGCCCGTCATCCGGGGACGCCGCTCTACCTGCTGGGCGAGAGCATGGGGGGTGCGGTGACCATCGAAGCCGCCGCCCATGCCCCCATGCCCGAGGTGAGAGGCGTGATCCTGTCGGCCCCGGCGGTGTGGGGGCGGGGCAGCATGCCCTGGTACCAGCGGGCCGCCCTGTGGCTGGCCTATCAGGTGGCGCCGGGTTGGACGCTGACCGGACGGGGACTGAAGATCCAGCCCTCCGACAACATCGAGATGCTGCGCGCCTTGTCCAAGGACCCCCTGGTCATCAAGCAGACCCGGGTGGACGCCATCCACGGAATGGTGGACCTGATGGATGCGGCGCAGGCCGACGCTCACCGCCTGGACCTGCCCACCTTGCTGCTCTATGGCGCGCGTGACGAGATCATCCCGCCCGAGCCCACCTGGGAGGCGGTGGCGGCCCTGCCCCGCTTGGGGAGCGGCCAGCGGGCCGCCCTTTACGCCAACGGCTGGCACATGCTGTTGCGCGACCTTCAGGCCCAGGTGGTGATCGACGACATCGCCGCCTGGATCGCCGACCCTTCCGCGCCGCTGCCGTCGGGCGCTGACAGGGCGGCGTCAGAAAAGCTTGCGACCCTTGCGTCTGAGAGCCGGTGA
- a CDS encoding ABC transporter ATP-binding protein, with protein MVQSLSHATLPESAVEAHSLVKVYRGRGVEKRALDAVSLSVPRGSFFGLLGPNGAGKSTFINILAGLVLKTEGRVTIWDRDIDVDGRGAKAAIGVVPQELNLDPFFTPRELLDVQAGMYGVPKPERRTMEILEAVGLADKAGAYARTLSGGMRRRLLVAKAMVHTPPVLILDEPTAGVDIELRQQLWAYVRELNARGTTVILTTHYLEEAEELCDRIAIINHGKLVACDSTPNLLKRIDGKALTITLEADLAEIPPALAPFGPERLDARRLLLRYRPSATPMGRILGAFAAANLAIADLSTEETDLEDIFLQLTSSK; from the coding sequence ATGGTTCAATCACTCTCTCACGCCACCCTGCCCGAATCGGCGGTTGAAGCCCACTCCCTGGTCAAGGTCTATCGCGGCCGGGGCGTGGAAAAGCGGGCGCTCGACGCGGTCAGCCTGTCGGTCCCCCGCGGCTCGTTCTTCGGCCTGCTCGGCCCCAACGGGGCGGGCAAGAGCACCTTCATCAACATCCTGGCCGGTCTGGTGCTGAAGACCGAGGGCCGGGTCACGATCTGGGACCGCGACATCGACGTGGACGGGCGCGGCGCCAAGGCCGCCATCGGCGTGGTGCCGCAGGAACTGAACCTGGACCCCTTCTTCACGCCGCGGGAACTGCTCGACGTGCAGGCCGGCATGTACGGTGTGCCGAAGCCTGAGCGCCGCACCATGGAGATCCTGGAAGCGGTGGGGCTGGCCGACAAGGCCGGCGCCTACGCCCGCACGCTGTCGGGCGGCATGCGCCGCCGCCTGCTGGTGGCCAAGGCCATGGTCCACACGCCGCCGGTGCTGATCCTCGACGAACCCACCGCCGGCGTCGACATCGAGCTGCGCCAGCAATTGTGGGCCTATGTGCGCGAGCTGAACGCGCGCGGCACCACCGTCATCCTCACCACCCACTACCTGGAGGAGGCGGAGGAGCTGTGCGACCGCATCGCCATCATCAACCATGGCAAGCTGGTGGCCTGCGATTCCACGCCCAACCTCTTGAAGCGCATCGACGGCAAGGCGCTGACCATCACGCTGGAAGCCGATCTGGCCGAGATTCCGCCGGCGCTGGCGCCGTTCGGGCCCGAGCGCCTGGATGCCCGGCGTCTGCTGCTGCGCTACCGCCCCTCGGCCACCCCCATGGGCCGCATCCTCGGCGCCTTCGCCGCCGCCAATCTCGCCATTGCCGACCTGTCCACCGAGGAAACCGACCTCGAGGACATCTTCCTGCAACTGACCTCGTCGAAATGA
- a CDS encoding zinc-finger domain-containing protein: MAANGYHPANTPVNGAPMSSASTQPAAAFETVTVSTASVACDGDVAKGLGHPRVFLDLTAEGKIVCPYCSRTYVLAEGAKVGHH; encoded by the coding sequence ATGGCCGCCAATGGGTATCATCCGGCCAACACCCCGGTCAACGGAGCACCCATGTCGTCCGCTTCCACCCAGCCCGCCGCCGCCTTCGAAACCGTCACCGTGTCCACCGCCTCCGTCGCCTGCGACGGCGACGTGGCCAAGGGTCTCGGCCATCCCCGCGTCTTCCTCGACCTGACCGCCGAGGGCAAGATCGTGTGCCCCTATTGCTCGCGCACCTACGTGCTGGCCGAAGGCGCCAAGGTCGGCCACCACTGA